A window of the Nitrospirota bacterium genome harbors these coding sequences:
- a CDS encoding prepilin-type N-terminal cleavage/methylation domain-containing protein produces the protein MYSRCRDESKGFTLVELTIVLVILGILAAISIPLYSNYQEKMRIDQAKADIYILQLKIQAYYSERDQFPDTLADAGQAGYLDPWGNPYQYFRIANQKKSTVMQNARKDHFLVPINSTYDLYSMGNDGQSKKPLTAKASHDDIIRANDGNYIGLASDY, from the coding sequence ATCTATTCCCGTTGCCGCGACGAATCAAAGGGTTTCACCTTAGTTGAGTTAACTATTGTATTGGTAATCCTGGGAATCTTAGCGGCTATTTCAATACCCCTTTATTCCAATTACCAGGAGAAAATGAGAATTGATCAGGCCAAAGCTGACATTTATATTTTGCAGCTTAAAATTCAAGCCTATTACTCAGAAAGAGACCAATTTCCCGACACACTTGCCGATGCTGGACAAGCAGGTTATTTAGATCCGTGGGGAAATCCCTATCAGTACTTTCGAATTGCGAATCAAAAGAAATCAACTGTAATGCAGAATGCCCGTAAAGACCATTTTCTTGTTCCTATAAACTCGACTTATGACCTTTATAGTATGGGAAATGACGGGCAAAGTAAGAAGCCCTTAACGGCCAAAGCCAGCCATGATGACATTATACGAGCCAATGATGGGAACTACATTGGTTTAGCTTCGGATTACTAA
- a CDS encoding PAS domain S-box protein produces MRTFQMLRPNPEQTLFGHIPVRLITSIIGVFVAAISMIFVLGIERQKYFLAFLFLLTILGITVIATYQSYHTVRSALESVKSLARNILESIPTGVITINSAGKITSINPSAEKILRLGNKVLGNLITELVSESTSLGEMLNKASEGGSLFHDQKVIYQRNGESLVLWVTLSELRNEGKREGLILLVKDISEINRLEQKIQRSEKLSAISTLSAAVAHEIRNPLSAMDLNLGLLEEEITSVQGDALSIRRYLDVLHIEIKRLKGILDSFARFSNPNQLALEELKLEPIFQHLVTLIRAEALEKGIDIETEISVNVSPILIDENQMTQVFLNIMINAIQAMPSGGKLTIQAEEQRLSGKQWVNIRFIDTGIGIDRKTINKIFEPFFSSRPGGTGLGLAISHRIIEDHGGFIFVESAEGKGTTFTVQLPTNRYPESKKI; encoded by the coding sequence ATGAGGACATTTCAGATGCTAAGACCCAATCCGGAACAGACGCTTTTTGGACATATTCCAGTTCGACTGATTACCTCAATAATTGGGGTGTTTGTAGCGGCGATTTCCATGATATTCGTATTGGGAATCGAGCGACAAAAATACTTCCTCGCATTCCTATTTCTTTTGACGATCCTGGGAATCACGGTTATCGCTACTTATCAGAGTTATCATACAGTTAGAAGTGCTCTGGAAAGTGTTAAAAGTCTGGCCCGTAACATTCTTGAAAGTATACCCACAGGAGTCATTACAATAAATTCTGCTGGCAAAATTACTTCGATCAATCCTTCTGCCGAGAAAATCCTGAGATTGGGAAATAAAGTCCTGGGAAATCTGATTACCGAACTTGTTTCGGAATCAACAAGCCTTGGCGAAATGTTAAATAAAGCATCCGAAGGAGGGAGCCTGTTTCATGATCAGAAAGTGATTTATCAAAGAAATGGAGAGTCGCTGGTTCTCTGGGTGACTTTATCAGAACTTAGAAACGAGGGGAAAAGAGAGGGATTAATTCTTCTGGTAAAAGACATATCGGAAATCAATCGTCTGGAGCAAAAGATCCAACGTTCGGAGAAATTGTCGGCAATCTCTACTCTTTCAGCCGCAGTGGCCCATGAAATACGCAATCCACTAAGCGCGATGGACTTAAATCTTGGATTGTTGGAGGAAGAAATTACATCGGTACAGGGAGACGCACTAAGCATTCGGCGATATCTTGACGTACTCCATATAGAGATTAAAAGATTGAAAGGAATACTCGACAGTTTTGCCCGATTTTCAAATCCTAATCAATTGGCATTAGAGGAATTAAAATTAGAACCGATTTTTCAGCATCTCGTAACCCTGATTCGGGCGGAAGCCCTTGAAAAAGGAATAGATATTGAAACGGAAATATCTGTAAACGTTTCTCCAATCCTGATCGACGAAAATCAAATGACCCAGGTTTTTTTAAATATCATGATTAATGCAATTCAGGCGATGCCTTCCGGTGGAAAACTTACCATTCAGGCGGAAGAACAAAGACTCAGCGGAAAACAGTGGGTCAATATCCGGTTTATAGATACAGGCATCGGGATTGATAGAAAGACAATTAACAAGATATTTGAACCCTTTTTCAGCTCGCGTCCGGGAGGAACAGGTCTAGGATTGGCCATATCCCATCGGATTATTGAAGATCATGGAGGGTTTATTTTTGTCGAAAGTGCCGAAGGAAAAGGGACGACGTTTACAGTCCAGCTTCCGACGAATAGATATCCAGAATCCAAGAAAATTTAA
- a CDS encoding EAL domain-containing protein, which translates to MNKTLGMTFYDRLLFLEAEMNLVSSKYHNNNSKSSPIPEEMGEQVKEYFNSLVLFSNQEKNISLLGHIEKLPTLNPEERIHLEMGKTVVLNYHVTPLSTRILMIRSIQHNSNKQFLFGIVNDLYLWGIPDKNNLTGNTEFSVLDESNNLLISSMSSFTGFSNEVLLQMTRSASGQFEWESGKTGYLASYWSLFLKERFYIPKWTVVVTQSKADIYSSALQFMNLFPLIIVMSILMVMLISIGQIRKNLRPLLLLKEGTRRIAEKDFSNQVMVKSSDEFEEVADSFNKMASQLGKQFNTLTTIGQIHRAILSTLDIKKITEIIIRDIPFIFPCNYISSTLIYLGDAGLAQSTIRNSDSKEEYLVENITITSDAVKELINNPQYFSIKWDQNFPSHLQPLAACGIKYFFIFPIILDRTLKGFITLGNFYPPHYSEEDLSQIRQLSDQAAVAFSNAFMVQKTYALAYYDQLTKLPNLLLFKERLNELLLSADFYKKMLGIIVLDIDHFKRINDTLGRSMGDELLRQISGRLTECFKIDSKGKDPNAEDKMVACFGGDEFIILLSNVNRIEELRTIAENVLKTFSKPFSLSPHNIFITASIGIALYPANGENMDNLLKNADTALHFAKSKGRNNYQFFTSSMNSRALTQLSLGNELRLALEREEFELHYQPMLDIRTRQIIGMEALVRWRHPEKGLISPGIFIPLAEELGLIFRLGEWVLHKACVQNKAWQTSGLAHIPVAVNLSSYQFQHGELKDTIVRTLRESGLGPEYLELELTEGAIMENAESTIHTLREWKEMGIHLSIDDFGTGYSSLNYLKRFPIDKIKIDRTFVMDINLNPDDAAIVTAIIVMAHSLKLKVIAEGVETEEQLAFLLAHGCDEIQGFLFSRPLPADVFETLLQGVNNRV; encoded by the coding sequence ATGAACAAAACGCTAGGAATGACTTTTTATGACCGGCTGCTATTTCTCGAAGCCGAAATGAATTTGGTTTCATCCAAATATCACAATAACAATTCAAAGTCTTCTCCAATTCCAGAAGAAATGGGTGAACAAGTAAAAGAGTATTTCAATAGTCTGGTGCTTTTTTCAAATCAGGAAAAAAATATTTCCCTGCTTGGTCACATTGAAAAACTTCCCACATTAAATCCTGAAGAAAGAATTCATTTAGAAATGGGAAAGACCGTTGTCCTTAATTATCATGTTACTCCTCTATCAACTCGCATACTTATGATCAGGTCAATACAACATAATTCAAATAAACAATTCCTTTTTGGAATTGTAAACGATCTGTATCTATGGGGGATTCCAGACAAAAACAATCTAACAGGAAATACTGAATTCTCTGTGCTGGATGAATCGAATAATTTACTCATAAGTTCAATGTCTTCGTTTACAGGATTTTCAAATGAAGTATTACTCCAAATGACTCGCTCTGCCTCAGGTCAGTTTGAATGGGAATCTGGGAAGACCGGTTATTTGGCAAGTTATTGGTCGCTGTTTTTGAAAGAGCGTTTTTATATTCCGAAATGGACAGTCGTCGTGACCCAATCTAAAGCTGACATTTACTCATCGGCTCTCCAGTTTATGAATCTTTTTCCCTTGATTATTGTTATGTCAATTTTGATGGTCATGTTGATTAGCATAGGTCAGATTCGAAAGAATCTCAGGCCGCTCCTGTTGTTGAAAGAAGGAACTCGTCGAATTGCCGAGAAAGATTTTAGCAACCAAGTGATGGTAAAGAGCAGTGACGAGTTTGAGGAAGTGGCGGATTCCTTCAACAAGATGGCTAGCCAACTTGGCAAGCAATTTAATACGTTGACTACGATAGGTCAAATTCATCGTGCCATTCTTTCTACCTTGGATATTAAAAAAATCACAGAGATCATCATTCGAGATATTCCTTTTATTTTTCCATGTAATTACATTAGCTCTACCCTGATTTACTTAGGCGATGCAGGTCTTGCCCAGTCAACAATTAGGAATTCTGATTCCAAAGAGGAATACCTGGTGGAGAATATCACAATAACCTCGGATGCCGTGAAAGAGTTGATTAACAATCCTCAATATTTTTCAATAAAGTGGGACCAAAACTTCCCATCTCACCTTCAGCCCCTGGCGGCTTGCGGCATTAAATATTTTTTTATTTTTCCCATTATTCTAGACCGGACTCTAAAAGGATTTATTACCCTGGGAAACTTCTATCCGCCTCACTATAGCGAAGAAGATCTTTCCCAGATTAGACAATTATCAGACCAGGCCGCAGTGGCATTCTCCAACGCGTTCATGGTTCAAAAAACCTATGCTCTAGCCTATTACGATCAATTGACCAAATTGCCGAACCTATTATTATTTAAAGAACGTCTCAATGAATTGCTCCTTTCTGCTGACTTCTACAAGAAAATGTTAGGAATTATTGTCCTGGACATTGACCATTTCAAGCGCATCAATGACACGCTGGGTCGTTCTATGGGTGATGAACTTTTGCGCCAAATTTCGGGACGGTTGACAGAATGTTTTAAGATAGATAGCAAAGGCAAAGATCCGAATGCAGAGGACAAAATGGTGGCATGTTTTGGCGGAGATGAATTTATCATTTTGCTTTCTAATGTGAATCGTATCGAGGAACTACGTACTATTGCTGAGAATGTCCTTAAAACATTTTCAAAGCCATTTTCATTGAGCCCGCACAATATTTTTATCACCGCTAGCATCGGCATTGCCCTTTACCCAGCTAATGGGGAAAATATGGATAATTTGCTGAAAAATGCAGATACGGCTTTGCATTTCGCTAAATCAAAGGGAAGAAATAACTATCAATTTTTCACCAGTTCAATGAATTCCAGAGCACTAACTCAACTTTCCTTAGGAAACGAACTTCGCCTGGCGTTGGAACGGGAAGAATTCGAGCTTCATTACCAGCCTATGTTGGATATAAGAACACGGCAAATTATTGGTATGGAAGCACTTGTCCGTTGGCGACACCCGGAGAAGGGACTCATTTCGCCAGGCATTTTTATTCCATTGGCTGAAGAGTTAGGATTGATCTTTCGTCTTGGCGAATGGGTTTTGCACAAGGCCTGTGTGCAAAATAAAGCTTGGCAAACTTCAGGCTTGGCCCATATACCTGTCGCGGTCAACCTCTCGAGCTACCAGTTTCAACATGGTGAGCTGAAGGATACCATTGTGAGAACGTTAAGGGAATCCGGTCTGGGTCCAGAATACCTTGAATTGGAATTGACAGAAGGGGCAATTATGGAAAACGCAGAATCGACCATTCACACTCTCCGGGAATGGAAAGAGATGGGAATACACCTATCTATCGATGATTTCGGAACAGGTTATTCTTCCCTTAATTACCTTAAGCGATTTCCCATTGATAAAATTAAGATTGATCGGACCTTTGTCATGGATATCAATCTGAATCCAGACGATGCAGCCATTGTCACTGCTATAATCGTCATGGCACATAGTCTGAAATTGAAAGTTATCGCGGAAGGCGTCGAAACAGAAGAACAGCTTGCGTTTTTACTCGCTCATGGCTGTGACGAAATACAGGGATTCCTCTTTAGTCGTCCTCTTCCCGCAGATGTATTTGAAACCCTGCTACAAGGGGTCAATAACAGGGTTTAA